In a genomic window of Bicyclus anynana chromosome 5, ilBicAnyn1.1, whole genome shotgun sequence:
- the LOC112043948 gene encoding dnaJ homolog subfamily C member 1 — MRCVIFLLCSTILSAAAWDDDDLEVFDVVDEVNQNFYELLGVTQDASQSEIKTAFKKLTLKLHPDKNDAPDADVQFRNLVSVHNILKDPGKREKYNEVLKNGLPNWRSAVYYYRHVRKMGLAEGSLILFIIITFGQYAVGWAAYAEKRYTAEQILNSRGKKHLKKSGFDTGLAEILDQMPKPSIKDTLPFQIPRAIWWTITGIPATIIELRRRRKEMQEEERRRKKREEEEKARAEREAALAAENKQAGAARRRRAFVPPERDCLLDPVAEPDDDAPVVRQVKPAAPVISGGLWTDEDLAELVRLVKKYPPGAGERWERIADAMCRSVPEVTHMAAKLKENCYKIPGQEAVEETPPEPPKKVKTRKVEESHGGNWSQQQQRALEAALAQHPKGGAGDRWQKIASQVPGKTKEECMQRCKYLSESLRKQKQKEEEEQREQELHRESTEAVSESDNN, encoded by the exons ATGCGGTGTGTTATTTTTCTGCTCTGCTCAACAATATTGAGTGCTGCGGCGTGGGACGATGATGATTTGGAAGTATTTGACGTGGTTGATGAAGTGAACCAAAATTTCTATGAATTGTTAGGAGTTACACAG GATGCATCACAATCAGAAATAAAGACTGCCTTTAAGAAATTGACTCTAAAATTGCACCCGGATAAGAATGATGCCCCCGACGCTGATGTACAGTTCAGGAACTTGGTGTCTGTTCACAACATACTTAAAGATCCAGGGAAAAGGGAAAA GTACAATGAAGTGCTGAAGAATGGTCTTCCGAACTGGCGCTCGGCGGTATACTATTACCGGCACGTGCGAAAGATGGGCCTGGCGGAGGGCTCCCTCATCCTATTCATAATCATCACATTTGGACAGTATGCAGTCGGGTGGGCAGCATATGCTGAAAAACGGTACACAGCA GAACAAATATTAAACAGTAGAGGTAAAAAGCATCTCAAGAAGTCTGGCTTTGACACTGGCCTAGCAGAAATATTAGATCAAATGCCCAAACCTAGTATTAAAGACACACTGCCCTTTCAAATACCTCGTGCAATATGGTGGACGATTACTGGTATACCTGCCACTATAATTGAGTTACGGAGGAGAAGGAAAGAGATGCAGGAGGAAGagagaagaagaaaaaagag GGAAGAAGAAGAGAAGGCGAGAGCGGAGCGCGAAGCGGCGCTCGCGGCTGAGAACAAGCAGGCCGGCGCAGCGAGGCGGCGGCGCGCCTTCGTGCCGCCGGAGCGCGACTGTCTGCTGGACCCCGTCGCCGAGCCTGACGACGACGCGCCCGTCGTGCGACAAGTCAAACCC GCCGCGCCGGTGATCTCAGGCGGGCTGTGGACGGACGAGGACCTGGCGGAGCTGGTCCGGCTCGTCAAAAAGTACCCGCCGGGCGCGGGCGAGCGCTGGGAGCGCATCGCCGACGCCATGTGCCGCAGCGTGCCCGAGGTCACGCACATGGCGGCCAAGCTCAAGGAGAACTGCTACAAGATACCCGGACAGGAGGCGGTGGAGGAGACCCCGCCTGAACCACCCAAAAAG GTGAAGACGCGCAAGGTGGAGGAGAGTCACGGCGGCAACTGGTcgcagcagcagcagcgcgcGCTGGAGGCGGCGCTGGCGCAGCACCCCAAGGGCGGCGCCGGCGACCGCTGGCAGAAGATCGCCAGCCAGGTGCCCGGGAAGACCAAA GAGGAATGTATGCAGAGATGTAAATATTTGTCAGAATCACTGAGGAAGCAGAAgcagaaagaagaagaagagcaGAGAGAACAGGAGCTACACAGAGAGAGCACAGAAGCAGTTAGCGAGagtgataataattag
- the LOC112043936 gene encoding uncharacterized protein LOC112043936 isoform X1, whose translation MSCLKNLFVLTMISFCLGVSTLGVTLSKPCAAETPCPDGRVCPPLWYCCEDDCCAPTSENPPYIQGDPLKEIFSKTWYAQWQILFLLGTLAGILLCCIWCLIYRRPGGIYMCSFACCVPRNRSDQDSAGSVYPPPRYSRCGSIHQAPPPYSEVTSKPDLYPLVITCGEGDGKAGGSYLMVHYFRNYVIRAPGSLSATSTADSLNSSFICNAANETNSVIPPPYSCASNYGCGRSVLRSLSSLTEPRNARREQTFQESLITSPDPNYDLDMELIDCDMYCDGGCKPRLGSSPPPRRSSPNADDSYCERAAYMRHLFLNSPDTPGGCESPPQPTSPTQSRESTLRRQIDERCQRRHDLFRKTAKSRKSSLYIPLSKIPPGTRKLLTRSAPATPSGALVPNLLNFTQRVSASRHSSKSSRLEEENDPLLADVEPAQTDHKF comes from the exons ATGTCGTGTCTAAAGAATTTGTTTGTACTCACTATGATTTCATTTTGTCTCGGTGTTTCTACGCTGGGAGTCACGCTTAGCAAGCCG TGTGCAGCCGAAACTCCGTGTCCAGATGGCAGAGTGTGCCCTCCACTCTGGTATTGCTGCGAAGACGACTGTTGTGCGCCCACTTCTGAAAACCCACCTTACATACAAGGCGATCCTTTGAAagagattttttcaaagacctggTATGCACAGTG GCAAATCCTATTTCTGCTGGGTACACTAGCCGGAATACTTCTGTGTTGCATATGGTGTCTCATATACCGGCGTCCAGGTGGCATCTACATGTGTTCTTTCGCCTGCTGCGTACCACGGAACAGATCAGACCAAGACTCGGCAGGTTCAGTGTACCCTCCGCCTCGGTACAGTCGCTGTGGGTCGATACACCAGGCCCCACCGCCATATTCTGAA GTCACTTCGAAACCAGACCTCTATCCGCTTGTCATCACATGTGGAGAAGGTGATGGTAAAGCTGGAGGAAGTTACCTAATGGTCCATTATTTTAGGAATTATGTCATACGTGCTCCTG GTTCGCTCTCAGCAACAAGTACAGCAGATTCTCTAAATTCAAGTTTTATATGCAATGCGGCAAATGAG acAAACTCTGTCATACCACCTCCCTATTCTTGTGCCAGCAACTATGGGTGCGGACGTTCAGTCTTGCGGTCTCTATCTTCGCTGACTGAGCCACGCAACGCGCGGCGTGAGCAAACTTTTCAAGAAAGTCTCATTACTTCACCG GACCCAAACTACGACTTGGACATGGAGCTCATCGACTGTGACATGTATTGTGATGGAGGCTGCAAACCGCGTCTTGGCTCTTCACCGCCGCCGCGTCGTAGTTCTCCAAATGCCGACGACTCTTATTGTGAACGCGCTGCATACATGCGCCATCTCTTTCTTAACTCCCCCGATACACCCGGAGGATGTGAATCACCCCCTCAACCCACTAGCCCAACGCAATCCAGAGAGTCCACCCTTCGGAGACAAATTGATGAAAGATGCCAAAGACGTCATGATTTATTCAGGAAAACTGCAAAATCAAGAAAATCGAGCTTATATATCCCTTTATCTAAAATTCCACCGGGCACAAGGAAGTTGTTGACCAGATCTGCCCCGGCTACACCGAGTGGAGCTCTAGTGCCTAATTTACTGAATTTTACACAACGTGTCTCAGCGTCAAGGCACAGCTCGAAATCGTCGAGGCTGGAGGAAGAAAATGAtcctttactagctgacgtagAGCCTGCGCAGACGGATCATAAGTTTTAG
- the LOC112043936 gene encoding uncharacterized protein LOC112043936 isoform X2: protein MCAAETPCPDGRVCPPLWYCCEDDCCAPTSENPPYIQGDPLKEIFSKTWYAQWQILFLLGTLAGILLCCIWCLIYRRPGGIYMCSFACCVPRNRSDQDSAGSVYPPPRYSRCGSIHQAPPPYSEVTSKPDLYPLVITCGEGDGKAGGSYLMVHYFRNYVIRAPGSLSATSTADSLNSSFICNAANETNSVIPPPYSCASNYGCGRSVLRSLSSLTEPRNARREQTFQESLITSPDPNYDLDMELIDCDMYCDGGCKPRLGSSPPPRRSSPNADDSYCERAAYMRHLFLNSPDTPGGCESPPQPTSPTQSRESTLRRQIDERCQRRHDLFRKTAKSRKSSLYIPLSKIPPGTRKLLTRSAPATPSGALVPNLLNFTQRVSASRHSSKSSRLEEENDPLLADVEPAQTDHKF, encoded by the exons ATG TGTGCAGCCGAAACTCCGTGTCCAGATGGCAGAGTGTGCCCTCCACTCTGGTATTGCTGCGAAGACGACTGTTGTGCGCCCACTTCTGAAAACCCACCTTACATACAAGGCGATCCTTTGAAagagattttttcaaagacctggTATGCACAGTG GCAAATCCTATTTCTGCTGGGTACACTAGCCGGAATACTTCTGTGTTGCATATGGTGTCTCATATACCGGCGTCCAGGTGGCATCTACATGTGTTCTTTCGCCTGCTGCGTACCACGGAACAGATCAGACCAAGACTCGGCAGGTTCAGTGTACCCTCCGCCTCGGTACAGTCGCTGTGGGTCGATACACCAGGCCCCACCGCCATATTCTGAA GTCACTTCGAAACCAGACCTCTATCCGCTTGTCATCACATGTGGAGAAGGTGATGGTAAAGCTGGAGGAAGTTACCTAATGGTCCATTATTTTAGGAATTATGTCATACGTGCTCCTG GTTCGCTCTCAGCAACAAGTACAGCAGATTCTCTAAATTCAAGTTTTATATGCAATGCGGCAAATGAG acAAACTCTGTCATACCACCTCCCTATTCTTGTGCCAGCAACTATGGGTGCGGACGTTCAGTCTTGCGGTCTCTATCTTCGCTGACTGAGCCACGCAACGCGCGGCGTGAGCAAACTTTTCAAGAAAGTCTCATTACTTCACCG GACCCAAACTACGACTTGGACATGGAGCTCATCGACTGTGACATGTATTGTGATGGAGGCTGCAAACCGCGTCTTGGCTCTTCACCGCCGCCGCGTCGTAGTTCTCCAAATGCCGACGACTCTTATTGTGAACGCGCTGCATACATGCGCCATCTCTTTCTTAACTCCCCCGATACACCCGGAGGATGTGAATCACCCCCTCAACCCACTAGCCCAACGCAATCCAGAGAGTCCACCCTTCGGAGACAAATTGATGAAAGATGCCAAAGACGTCATGATTTATTCAGGAAAACTGCAAAATCAAGAAAATCGAGCTTATATATCCCTTTATCTAAAATTCCACCGGGCACAAGGAAGTTGTTGACCAGATCTGCCCCGGCTACACCGAGTGGAGCTCTAGTGCCTAATTTACTGAATTTTACACAACGTGTCTCAGCGTCAAGGCACAGCTCGAAATCGTCGAGGCTGGAGGAAGAAAATGAtcctttactagctgacgtagAGCCTGCGCAGACGGATCATAAGTTTTAG